Genomic segment of Erythrobacter sp. BLCC-B19:
GCAATGTCGGCGAGGCCGAGGCCACCGCCACCAGCAAGGGCGAGGCTGAAAGGCTCGCCGCCAAGGCCTTTCTGGAGCGCTTCGGGTAGCGCGTCTGGCCTTGCAGACGCCATGCAGGGACAGCGCGAATTCCCCCGGCACCGCGCGTCAGGAACCTGCAAAGACCCGCGCAAAGCCCGCCAAGGCACGCGATGCGCTGCCCTTCGACAAGTGCCGCCACTTTCGATATGAGCGCCGCATGACAGACACCCCCCACTCCACCCGCTGCGGCGTCGTTGCCGTGCTCGGCGCGCCGAACGCCGGCAAGTCCACCCTCGTCAACGCACTGGTCGGCCAGAAGGTCGCGATCACATCGGCCAAGGCCCAGACCACCCGCGCGCGGATGCTCGGCATTGCGCTGCATGAGCTGGAGGGCGTGCCGACCCAGATGATTCTCGTCGACACCCCCGGCATCTTCGCGCCCCGCCGCCGCCTCGACCGCGCGATGGTGAGCGCCGCGTGGGAGGGCGCCGAGGCGGCGGACGCGGTGCTGCTGATGGTCGATCCGATCAAGCAGCGCCGCCACGAGCTTGAGCCCCTGCTGGAGACGCTCGCGACCCGCCCCGAGCGCAAGATCCTCGTCCTCAACAAGGTCGACCGCGCCAAGAAGGAACCGCTGCTGGTGCTGGCGCAGGAGCTCACCGGCAAGGTCGATTTTGCCGAGGTGTTCTTCATCTCCGCCCTCACCGGAGAAGGCGTTCCCGAACTGAAGGACAACCTCGCCAAGCTGATGCCCGAGGGCGATTGGATGTATCCCGAAGATCAGGTCTCCGACGCCTCGGAACGCCTCCTCGCCGCCGAGATCACCCGCGAACAGCTCTACCAGCAGCTCCACGAGGAACTCCCCTATGACAGCGCGGTGCGGCCCGAGAAATACGAGGTGCGTCCCGATGGCTCCGTCGAAATCCACCAGCAGATCGTCGTCACCCGCGACAACCAGCGTGCGATCGTGCTCGGCAAGGGTGGCTCCAAGATCAAGGCGATCGGCGCGGCAGCACGGGCGGAACTGGCCGAGGTGCTGGGGGTGAAGGTGCACCTCTTCCTGCACGTCAAGGTGCTGGAGAACTGGGCCGAGGACAAGGAAATCTTTGAGGAAATCGGGCTGGACTGGGTGCGGTGATGGCTTCAATTCAAACACTGGTTGCGGGCGCAATTTGCTCCGAGCCTGCATCGGAAGACCAACTACAAGCGATCGAGCGGAGGCTTGGCCTCACATTGCCGCTGCCTTTGCGCACGCTTTACCTTCAGGCCAACGGGTTTCGCGAACCGCTTGGAAACGCTGCCTATCTCCTTTCGCTGGAAGAAATGGCCTCATTTACCGAGTACTTTTGGCGGGATTGGCCGCTCGATGCGCCACAAGGACCTGATTTCTCAGACTACATCGTGTTCGGTTCCTCCGGTGCCGACGAGCATTGGGCCATGCACATCGCCGCCCCTCATCAGGTGATCGGCTACCATCACCACATGGAAGGCACGCCAGAGGAACTCGGAAACGATTTGGGCGCGATCTTCATGCGCGACTTCGCCATCATGCGCGAGTTTGCAGACGGCCAACCTGATTGATCGAATACCGTCACCCCGTGCTTGACACGGGGCTGGGCTAGTTTTGCGAGGCCTCCGGTGCGAACCATTGCTCCCACAGATCGTCCCAGTCAGGATTGTCCGCCTCGATCAGCGAAAACTTCCATTCGCGCCGCCATTTCTTGACCAACTTTTCGCGAGCGATGGCGCCTTC
This window contains:
- a CDS encoding SMI1/KNR4 family protein — encoded protein: MASIQTLVAGAICSEPASEDQLQAIERRLGLTLPLPLRTLYLQANGFREPLGNAAYLLSLEEMASFTEYFWRDWPLDAPQGPDFSDYIVFGSSGADEHWAMHIAAPHQVIGYHHHMEGTPEELGNDLGAIFMRDFAIMREFADGQPD
- the era gene encoding GTPase Era, whose product is MTDTPHSTRCGVVAVLGAPNAGKSTLVNALVGQKVAITSAKAQTTRARMLGIALHELEGVPTQMILVDTPGIFAPRRRLDRAMVSAAWEGAEAADAVLLMVDPIKQRRHELEPLLETLATRPERKILVLNKVDRAKKEPLLVLAQELTGKVDFAEVFFISALTGEGVPELKDNLAKLMPEGDWMYPEDQVSDASERLLAAEITREQLYQQLHEELPYDSAVRPEKYEVRPDGSVEIHQQIVVTRDNQRAIVLGKGGSKIKAIGAAARAELAEVLGVKVHLFLHVKVLENWAEDKEIFEEIGLDWVR